In a genomic window of Limisphaera ngatamarikiensis:
- the pduL gene encoding phosphate propanoyltransferase, whose amino-acid sequence MAAGVSAPPRAVVEHLVRQAVYQRLGKPLPRIAQAPNPLVVNISARHCHLTQEAVEALFGKGYQLRVLRWLYQEGQFAAQETVTLIGPRSRVISNLRILGPCRSLNQVELAYTDAIALGFDVPLRLSGDIKGTPGCMLMGPAGFYELKEGVIRAARHVHMHPDDAAFYGVRNGDYMRLKVGGDCGVVFEKVLVRVDPAFRLEVHLDTDEGNACNLQPHTPCELVKA is encoded by the coding sequence ATGGCTGCTGGTGTTTCAGCGCCGCCGCGGGCGGTAGTGGAGCATTTGGTTCGGCAGGCTGTGTATCAGCGGCTGGGCAAGCCGTTGCCGCGGATTGCGCAGGCGCCGAATCCGTTGGTGGTGAACATTAGTGCGCGGCATTGTCATTTGACGCAGGAGGCGGTGGAGGCGCTGTTTGGGAAGGGGTATCAATTGCGGGTGTTACGGTGGTTGTATCAGGAGGGGCAGTTTGCGGCGCAGGAGACGGTGACGTTGATTGGTCCGCGGAGCCGGGTGATTTCGAACTTGCGGATTTTGGGGCCGTGCCGGTCGTTGAATCAGGTGGAGTTGGCGTATACGGACGCGATTGCGCTGGGTTTTGATGTGCCGTTGCGGTTGTCGGGGGACATTAAGGGGACGCCGGGGTGCATGTTGATGGGGCCGGCGGGTTTTTATGAGTTGAAGGAGGGTGTGATCCGGGCGGCGCGGCATGTGCACATGCATCCGGATGATGCGGCCTTTTACGGGGTGCGGAACGGGGATTACATGCGGCTGAAGGTGGGCGGGGATTGCGGGGTGGTGTTTGAGAAGGTGCTGGTGCGGGTGGATCCGGCGTTTCGTTTGGAGGTGCACCTGGACACGGACGAGGGGAACGCGTGCAATTTGCAGCCGCACACGCCGTGTGAACTGGTGAAAGCGTGA
- a CDS encoding DeoR family transcriptional regulator, producing MIESSTIVNQNLAKYIINCHNWFKMTAEERQHRIREYLDQVEFASLDELARTFGVSVSTIRRDLTILEAAGAVKRTHGGARTLSPKSEEFIFSARDTHQLAEKEAIGRACAAIIQPNQSLILDAGTTVYHVARHLEEKAPQIITNSLPVANLFASNPRVELVLSGGVLYPRLGVLVGPLAVETFNKIHADVAIMSAGGITPEGLTNSHSLLVDIQRAMIRAAARVIMCLDHTKFGRRSLAFLCDLEPIDVVVTDSAAPPELVSELQARGIEVLLAPVQSAPAEITRPESGTAPTTNPIPTNNP from the coding sequence GTGATCGAATCCAGCACCATTGTCAACCAGAATCTTGCAAAATACATCATAAACTGCCACAATTGGTTCAAAATGACGGCCGAAGAACGCCAGCACCGTATCCGTGAGTACCTGGACCAGGTGGAATTCGCCTCCTTGGACGAACTGGCGCGCACCTTCGGCGTCTCCGTCTCCACCATCCGTCGTGACCTGACCATTCTGGAGGCTGCCGGCGCGGTCAAACGCACCCACGGTGGAGCCCGAACCCTCTCACCCAAAAGCGAGGAATTCATCTTCTCGGCCCGCGACACCCACCAGCTCGCCGAAAAAGAAGCCATCGGCCGCGCCTGCGCCGCCATCATCCAACCCAACCAAAGCCTGATTCTGGACGCCGGCACCACGGTGTACCACGTGGCACGTCACCTGGAGGAAAAGGCGCCCCAAATCATCACCAACTCCCTCCCCGTCGCAAACCTCTTCGCCTCCAACCCGCGCGTCGAACTCGTCCTCAGCGGCGGCGTGCTCTACCCGCGACTCGGCGTCCTGGTCGGGCCCCTGGCCGTGGAAACCTTCAACAAAATCCACGCCGACGTCGCTATCATGAGCGCCGGGGGCATCACCCCCGAAGGCCTCACCAACTCCCACTCCCTGTTGGTCGACATCCAGCGCGCCATGATCCGCGCCGCAGCCAGGGTCATCATGTGCCTCGACCACACCAAATTCGGCCGCCGATCCCTGGCCTTCCTCTGCGATCTCGAACCCATCGACGTCGTGGTGACCGACAGCGCCGCCCCGCCGGAACTGGTGTCGGAACTTCAAGCCCGCGGCATCGAAGTCCTCC